From one Peredibacter starrii genomic stretch:
- a CDS encoding matrixin family metalloprotease, whose product MSFLLVVLTLVASAWAHQSSLTTTGRELFWATPTIPLTIRTNTSDLSASDARTIILNSMNQWNASSTATVTEAASVNEIRFVSNFPYGSAVLGVTELSYNTAGAIQRASILLNDDYFFHNTPGFYAAGQVFLGDVVTHELGHLFGLSHSEVLSSTMFYSAFSGQSTVSLDDRSGIRQKYDSSYGSITGYVKGGNHIGVLGAHIQAISRRTGESSGAISDENGAFTLGGLDLNDSYYLYVSPVKNTDSLPGYFANTQNEFCPGSYVGSFFSACGKENEGKPQTITLTPSNPSVDVGVVSIHCDLKSDESYSVQKVATTFTPITIYDYGSENRHEKAFVGWFRSTTSSLWSGHDSLNIDLTDFINLSGNPKFLKLSLISFPFGTRMEYEWSIKKNGVTDTTLNRAMSYSSLTETYNTDLEAFVPLNASTAMNNFQVNIRARRLSNNYSAQTFPSYIQFASDQHLPYLVVASIWEQSGPQMIPIIDTGALLSDNYACLEAPYTYAVSRAREANDENDLSKTAGAAASCGTIEPPTSGPGSSLPIITLGFMLALLPSLFAKSRKKFLS is encoded by the coding sequence ATGAGTTTTCTTTTAGTGGTTTTAACTCTGGTGGCGTCCGCTTGGGCGCATCAGTCGTCATTAACGACGACGGGTAGAGAACTATTCTGGGCCACTCCGACTATTCCCTTAACCATTCGGACAAACACTTCTGATCTTTCCGCTTCTGATGCTCGAACCATCATTTTAAATTCAATGAATCAGTGGAACGCGAGTTCGACTGCGACGGTGACTGAAGCTGCTTCAGTGAATGAAATTCGTTTCGTATCGAACTTTCCTTATGGGTCAGCGGTATTGGGAGTCACTGAGCTTTCTTACAATACAGCTGGGGCGATTCAAAGAGCATCGATTTTGTTAAATGATGATTACTTTTTCCATAACACTCCCGGATTCTACGCTGCTGGACAGGTCTTTCTTGGGGACGTGGTAACTCACGAATTAGGACATTTATTCGGTCTTTCTCACTCGGAAGTTTTAAGTTCGACCATGTTTTATTCTGCCTTCTCAGGCCAGAGCACGGTTTCATTGGATGATCGTTCTGGCATTCGTCAGAAATATGATTCAAGTTATGGCTCGATCACTGGCTATGTTAAGGGTGGAAACCATATTGGCGTTTTAGGTGCTCATATTCAGGCAATTTCTCGCAGAACGGGAGAGTCAAGTGGGGCCATCTCAGATGAGAATGGGGCCTTCACTTTAGGTGGTTTGGATCTGAATGATTCTTACTATCTTTATGTTTCTCCAGTAAAGAACACTGATTCACTTCCAGGTTATTTTGCGAATACACAGAATGAGTTTTGTCCGGGTTCTTATGTTGGTTCATTTTTTTCAGCTTGTGGAAAAGAGAATGAGGGCAAACCTCAGACCATTACATTAACTCCCTCAAACCCTTCGGTGGATGTAGGAGTGGTGTCTATTCATTGTGATCTTAAATCTGATGAGTCTTATAGCGTTCAAAAAGTAGCAACAACTTTTACTCCGATTACCATTTATGATTATGGGTCAGAGAATAGACATGAAAAGGCCTTCGTAGGTTGGTTCAGATCTACTACGTCTTCGTTATGGTCAGGCCATGATTCACTTAACATTGATCTAACAGATTTTATTAACCTTAGTGGAAATCCGAAGTTTTTAAAACTCTCACTAATTTCTTTTCCGTTCGGCACAAGAATGGAATATGAGTGGAGCATTAAAAAGAACGGAGTAACTGATACGACTCTTAATCGTGCCATGTCTTATTCATCGTTGACTGAGACTTATAATACTGACCTTGAGGCCTTTGTTCCTCTCAATGCTTCAACTGCCATGAATAATTTCCAGGTAAACATTCGTGCCAGAAGACTCTCTAACAATTATTCGGCGCAAACTTTTCCTTCCTACATTCAGTTTGCCAGTGACCAGCATTTACCCTATCTCGTTGTCGCGAGTATTTGGGAGCAGTCGGGCCCCCAAATGATACCAATCATTGATACCGGTGCATTATTGTCAGATAATTATGCTTGTTTAGAAGCACCATATACTTACGCTGTGTCTCGCGCTCGAGAGGCCAATGATGAGAATGATCTCTCTAAGACTGCGGGTGCGGCCGCGAGTTGTGGCACCATTGAACCTCCTACCTCTGGACCTGGGTCATCCCTTCCCATCATCACTCTAGGATTTATGCTTGCCCTGCTACCATCTTTGTTTGCCAAATCCCGTAAGAAATTTTTGTCTTAA
- the lon gene encoding endopeptidase La — MAKDKNAKANTESSIVAEIPSEVVIIPIVNSPIFPGMIAPIILSEDKYTPELDSYLTKNNYVALNLVKFKDFGENSDAVLQEMDEEQVSYEDDTESFPVTSSSDSPKGITPKDIYKVGVLCKVIKKLKLPDGSVNLLVHGMKRYRAVEYIADAPLLVARTEVFNDIHEPDEELDAYTRSVINQVKKLSEINPYFNEEMKLAMLNSPSPGSLADLVAFALSLDVPEAQDFLETLIVKKRFAKLLVYLKREKDVADIQKKITDEVNDKVNKYQREYFLREQLKVIRNELGLDEDDKAKDIKKIKETLEAGGLPEEAKKAAMEELERLESIPDSSPEYNVTRTYLNWMVQLPWNAATDDKVDIESAKKMLEKDHYGLEKPKERIMEFLAVRKLKPEYDGTILCLAGPPGVGKTSLGHSIAKALGRKFYRFSLGGMKDEAEIKGHRRTYVGAMPGKIIQALKRVEVNNPVIMLDEIDKIGKSYQGDPASALLEVLDPEQNKTFIDNYLDVPFDLSKVLFIATANYVGEIPEALLDRMELIDLSGYTIEEKLSIATKWVIPKQLKKHGLVSKEFSLGAPVLKALVSDYAREPGVRVMEQMVAKLCRRAALEKVSNKKFKKFAPAVADLEKYLGPKRFETDMAQKPLQPGIVTGLAWTSFGGDILFIETIPLKGRGFKLTGQLGDVMGESANLAYSYVKSILQAQIEEEKALEEKKASKKKVSKKKIDTPATVTAPAVAAPNPEEATDFLAKHEIHLHLPAGATPKDGPSAGITMALALYSLSTNQMVRGDIAMTGELSLTGKVLPVGGIKEKVLAAKRAGIKEIILPWQNEKDLKEVPERHRKGMKFYPVKHFDEVLKIALKSR, encoded by the coding sequence ATGGCCAAGGATAAAAACGCAAAGGCCAATACTGAATCAAGTATTGTTGCCGAAATTCCATCAGAAGTGGTGATTATTCCCATCGTGAATAGTCCTATTTTCCCAGGAATGATCGCACCGATTATTCTTTCGGAAGATAAATATACTCCAGAGCTAGACTCTTACTTAACGAAGAACAATTATGTGGCCTTGAACCTTGTTAAGTTCAAGGACTTTGGTGAGAACTCAGACGCTGTTCTTCAGGAAATGGATGAAGAGCAAGTTAGTTACGAAGACGATACTGAAAGCTTTCCGGTAACTTCAAGTTCCGATTCACCTAAAGGCATCACTCCAAAAGACATTTATAAAGTGGGTGTTCTTTGTAAGGTGATTAAGAAGCTTAAGCTTCCTGATGGTTCGGTAAACCTTCTGGTTCACGGGATGAAGCGCTACCGCGCAGTTGAGTACATTGCGGACGCTCCACTTCTAGTGGCACGCACTGAAGTATTTAATGATATTCATGAGCCGGATGAAGAGCTGGATGCTTATACTCGTTCAGTAATCAATCAGGTGAAAAAACTTTCTGAGATCAATCCATACTTCAACGAAGAGATGAAGCTTGCGATGCTCAACTCACCATCTCCAGGATCACTGGCAGATTTGGTGGCCTTCGCGCTTTCACTAGATGTTCCTGAAGCTCAGGACTTCCTTGAAACTTTGATCGTTAAGAAGCGTTTCGCCAAGCTTCTGGTTTACCTTAAACGTGAAAAAGACGTGGCGGACATTCAGAAAAAAATCACTGATGAAGTTAACGACAAGGTTAACAAGTATCAACGTGAATACTTCTTGCGTGAGCAACTTAAAGTAATTCGTAATGAACTTGGTCTGGATGAAGATGATAAGGCCAAAGACATTAAGAAAATCAAAGAGACGCTTGAAGCAGGTGGACTTCCAGAAGAGGCGAAGAAAGCCGCTATGGAAGAGCTTGAAAGACTTGAGTCGATTCCTGATTCTTCTCCGGAGTACAACGTTACTCGTACATACTTAAATTGGATGGTTCAACTTCCTTGGAACGCGGCCACTGACGATAAGGTAGATATTGAATCGGCCAAGAAGATGCTTGAAAAAGATCACTATGGTCTTGAGAAGCCAAAAGAAAGAATCATGGAATTCCTGGCGGTGAGAAAACTTAAGCCGGAATACGATGGTACAATTCTTTGTCTAGCGGGTCCTCCTGGCGTAGGTAAAACTTCACTTGGTCACTCAATTGCAAAAGCACTTGGTAGAAAGTTCTATCGTTTCTCACTTGGTGGTATGAAGGACGAGGCGGAAATTAAAGGTCACCGCCGTACATATGTAGGTGCGATGCCTGGTAAAATCATTCAAGCTCTTAAACGAGTTGAAGTGAATAACCCGGTAATCATGCTGGATGAGATCGATAAAATTGGTAAGTCGTATCAAGGTGATCCTGCTTCAGCTCTACTTGAAGTCTTGGATCCTGAACAAAATAAAACGTTCATCGATAACTATCTTGATGTTCCGTTCGATCTTTCAAAAGTTCTCTTCATTGCAACTGCCAACTACGTTGGTGAGATCCCTGAAGCGCTTCTTGATCGTATGGAGTTGATTGATCTATCTGGTTATACGATTGAAGAAAAACTTTCGATTGCTACTAAATGGGTGATCCCTAAGCAGCTTAAGAAGCACGGTCTGGTAAGTAAGGAGTTCTCTCTGGGTGCTCCGGTTCTTAAGGCCCTCGTTTCTGATTATGCTCGTGAACCAGGTGTGCGTGTGATGGAGCAAATGGTGGCAAAACTTTGTCGTCGTGCCGCTCTTGAAAAAGTATCGAATAAGAAATTTAAAAAGTTTGCTCCGGCAGTTGCTGATCTTGAAAAGTATCTTGGACCAAAACGTTTTGAAACAGACATGGCCCAAAAACCACTTCAACCAGGTATCGTGACCGGTCTGGCATGGACTTCGTTTGGTGGAGATATTCTTTTCATTGAAACGATTCCGCTTAAAGGCCGTGGCTTTAAGCTTACAGGTCAACTGGGTGACGTAATGGGTGAGTCTGCGAACCTTGCTTACAGTTACGTGAAGAGCATTCTTCAGGCCCAGATTGAAGAAGAGAAGGCATTAGAAGAGAAGAAAGCTTCTAAGAAGAAAGTATCGAAGAAAAAAATCGATACTCCGGCCACAGTTACTGCACCTGCAGTAGCTGCTCCGAATCCTGAAGAGGCTACTGACTTCCTGGCGAAGCATGAAATTCACCTTCACTTACCAGCTGGTGCGACTCCAAAAGATGGTCCGTCGGCCGGTATTACAATGGCCTTGGCGCTTTACTCGCTTTCAACCAATCAAATGGTTCGTGGTGATATCGCGATGACTGGTGAGCTTAGTCTGACTGGGAAAGTTTTGCCGGTTGGTGGTATTAAGGAGAAGGTTCTTGCAGCAAAACGCGCGGGAATTAAAGAGATCATTCTTCCTTGGCAGAACGAGAAGGACCTTAAGGAAGTTCCAGAACGTCACCGTAAGGGTATGAAATTCTATCCAGTTAAACACTTCGATGAAGTTTTAAAAATCGCTTTAAAGAGTCGTTAA